A window of the Brassica napus cultivar Da-Ae chromosome C5, Da-Ae, whole genome shotgun sequence genome harbors these coding sequences:
- the LOC111206397 gene encoding uncharacterized protein LOC111206397: MASEAPSWADQWGNGGIGVMAAKDETTDGKKDASGKKSGKTKAGFNRAKMVAFIGVNWMKNLVHRKKKDATSS; the protein is encoded by the coding sequence ATGGCGAGTGAAGCACCGAGTTGGGCGGATCAGTGGGGGAACGGAGGAATTGGGGTGATGGCAGCGAAGGACGAGACCACTGACGGTAAGAAAGACGCCTCCGGGAAGAAGTCCGGCAAGACCAAAGCAGGGTTTAACAGAGCTAAGATGGTTGCATTTATCGGTGTGAATTGGATGAAAAATCTTGTGCATAGGAAGAAGAAGGACGCTACTtcttcataa